In Puniceicoccus vermicola, a single window of DNA contains:
- a CDS encoding glycoside hydrolase domain-containing protein: MDTRCKYRSLFLSSLAFGALWMQPIHAENGTSNHFTIPMVEKGPEIDGQMSAGEWNKAVALSGFIDQFDNVASARQVTYYVQADSEFLYLAQKSEIRPEETVAWDQKNDTVLTQPTWFLVNDSAMSFSVAAGEVVNADEPSIFQYSLNATGRLWKNEWAPLWGGTIKARGGEQNFRYKNEFVSEQSFDEDKTIWISEVSLPLSSFGVKELKEGDEWKMLLARDYPNGDQTAWTYSPDWQFSDRWSNKRFANAIGFGNAYTDEEGYAETTFSATEPVVRVLGWGDLANGVIDPNITIYNPGNEAATVMLSLKHAIEYGAGLPLPNQEMEVDVPAGSEVQVDFNPMEAPVDLASTLTFTATGSSGAKLMYQAIPLKPSLPIAGKAAPADLSVASGLRKHAKHGRKEITAYDPINNHLNLELMGNERMQDQAVHDVILSVRKAGEVAPFVEEDPIVIDESMRIGRDSDENPRWLFTQIIELPELEPGLYEVTATSRAKDGSELAEGRQRFIRYDHEKELPWLDNQIGVSDRVLEPWTPIEASENGDSLSLDVTERIIEVGGSGLWRGVQVNGEELLVGPVRVDLTRDGSLLALEPEAKLRDVEIADHEVSWRGGSSGSGWNVEVQGRLEYDGYNEFRIKFNPPADNGKVDSIRLVVPLKASTAKLLHATGGIWMRSQVSSIALAEEEGQLWNSGQSRSNSHNGTHLEVGNFKPYVWVGNVDSGVAFMADSDQGWVPPQGVHNTNEGSIEVERDGETVNLVLNLVARPFTFTKPREVLFSLQPTPIKPFEADWRERRSRLHIQLAFAPSSKDGWSYDGQKWRGKNGAEFGGGHGNQHFPLNWELNREREEILSAGFGRGRLHSEGTPFLPYQILNGAVNLQVEDEKVPGLQGAGFMGYLGAQVLSTEEAGSGSITKQDMDHRLFRYQRWAREVPISGFYFDNSFPGMNSNPWAGQGYFLDLPDRPNKDGKIQAGYNLVNMREFFKRLRTVFEDEGRRPYIWLHATDSQMVSAYAFADVLFLGENFPRLNDKNPWFSSKFDPATMQVMASQQATGFPVNILEMWGKFDDKSLGKQAKRDLIGWELVHDTDGSGVFPADWRGMDISRPAEFLPYWDESVAESLWADQEEIYVSAWRQENDLRVIVFNRSDEDATDIRVALDLEALEVETPEGGWVLADVENSELELNGQFQGENFSISLDVPAHDYRLFTLKSIASTEADRQRAEERAAAEKARRTALKEAKKAQKAAERAAAANDASDSE, encoded by the coding sequence ATGGATACCCGTTGTAAATACCGCTCCCTTTTCCTCTCTTCTCTAGCTTTCGGCGCATTGTGGATGCAGCCGATTCATGCGGAGAATGGCACCTCGAACCACTTCACGATTCCCATGGTGGAAAAAGGTCCCGAGATTGACGGGCAAATGTCTGCGGGCGAGTGGAACAAAGCCGTGGCGCTTTCCGGGTTTATCGATCAATTCGACAATGTAGCGTCCGCTCGTCAGGTAACCTATTATGTGCAGGCAGACTCGGAGTTTCTATACCTTGCGCAGAAGTCGGAGATTCGACCGGAAGAGACGGTAGCCTGGGATCAGAAGAACGATACGGTTCTCACTCAGCCAACTTGGTTCTTGGTGAACGACAGCGCGATGTCGTTTTCGGTCGCAGCGGGCGAAGTGGTCAATGCCGATGAGCCTAGTATTTTTCAATACTCTCTGAATGCCACAGGTCGGCTGTGGAAGAATGAGTGGGCGCCACTTTGGGGAGGCACCATTAAGGCACGTGGAGGGGAGCAGAATTTTCGATATAAGAACGAGTTTGTTTCTGAACAGAGTTTTGATGAGGACAAGACGATTTGGATTTCTGAGGTCAGTCTGCCGTTGAGTTCCTTTGGTGTGAAGGAATTGAAGGAGGGGGATGAGTGGAAGATGTTGTTGGCGAGGGACTATCCCAATGGGGATCAAACCGCCTGGACGTATTCCCCCGATTGGCAATTTTCGGACCGATGGAGTAATAAGCGATTTGCGAATGCGATTGGTTTTGGCAACGCGTATACGGACGAAGAGGGCTATGCAGAGACGACCTTTTCGGCGACGGAGCCCGTTGTGCGGGTTCTCGGGTGGGGCGATCTTGCGAACGGAGTAATCGATCCCAATATTACGATCTACAATCCCGGGAACGAAGCGGCTACGGTTATGCTAAGTTTGAAGCACGCGATTGAGTACGGCGCGGGCCTGCCCCTGCCAAATCAAGAGATGGAGGTGGACGTGCCGGCTGGCTCCGAAGTCCAGGTGGACTTCAACCCCATGGAGGCCCCTGTCGATCTGGCGAGCACGCTAACGTTTACAGCAACGGGTTCGTCCGGGGCCAAATTGATGTATCAAGCCATTCCACTGAAGCCGAGTCTACCCATTGCCGGGAAAGCGGCGCCAGCGGATTTATCCGTGGCAAGTGGGCTGAGGAAACACGCGAAGCATGGCCGAAAGGAAATCACGGCCTATGATCCCATCAATAATCATCTGAACCTTGAGTTGATGGGGAACGAGAGAATGCAGGATCAAGCGGTCCATGATGTGATCTTGTCGGTCCGAAAAGCTGGCGAAGTAGCGCCCTTTGTCGAGGAAGATCCAATCGTGATCGATGAATCGATGAGGATTGGGCGAGATAGTGATGAAAACCCCCGGTGGTTGTTCACGCAAATCATCGAGCTTCCCGAGCTTGAGCCAGGGCTCTATGAAGTGACGGCGACCAGTCGTGCCAAGGATGGCTCGGAGTTGGCCGAAGGACGACAGCGCTTTATCCGGTACGATCACGAAAAGGAGCTACCGTGGTTAGACAATCAAATCGGCGTTTCTGACCGAGTGCTGGAGCCATGGACCCCCATCGAAGCATCCGAAAACGGAGATTCCCTTTCATTGGATGTAACGGAACGCATCATTGAGGTGGGCGGCAGCGGACTCTGGAGAGGTGTCCAAGTGAATGGCGAGGAACTGCTCGTCGGCCCCGTTCGCGTGGATCTCACACGGGACGGATCGCTGCTTGCACTCGAACCCGAGGCCAAACTTCGGGATGTCGAAATCGCGGACCATGAGGTTAGTTGGCGTGGAGGCTCGAGTGGGAGCGGCTGGAACGTCGAAGTTCAGGGGCGGCTGGAGTATGACGGATACAACGAGTTTCGTATCAAATTCAACCCTCCAGCCGACAATGGGAAAGTCGATTCGATTCGCTTGGTCGTTCCCCTGAAGGCTTCCACAGCAAAGCTCCTGCACGCGACGGGAGGCATTTGGATGCGTAGCCAAGTGTCGAGCATTGCGCTGGCGGAAGAGGAAGGGCAGCTCTGGAACAGTGGCCAATCGAGATCAAATAGTCACAACGGGACGCACCTCGAAGTGGGGAATTTTAAGCCCTATGTCTGGGTAGGTAATGTAGACTCGGGGGTCGCCTTCATGGCCGACAGTGATCAAGGGTGGGTGCCCCCACAAGGCGTCCATAACACCAATGAAGGCAGTATCGAAGTCGAGCGTGACGGCGAGACCGTCAATCTGGTTCTGAACCTTGTGGCTCGTCCGTTTACCTTCACCAAACCTCGGGAGGTCTTGTTCAGTCTGCAGCCGACACCGATCAAGCCCTTCGAAGCAGATTGGCGCGAACGTCGCTCACGGTTGCACATCCAGCTCGCCTTTGCACCTTCCTCTAAAGATGGGTGGAGCTACGATGGGCAAAAATGGAGGGGGAAAAATGGCGCTGAATTTGGCGGTGGCCATGGCAATCAGCACTTTCCGTTGAACTGGGAGCTTAATCGTGAGCGGGAAGAGATTCTTTCGGCCGGGTTTGGTCGCGGAAGACTCCACTCAGAAGGGACACCGTTTTTGCCCTATCAGATTCTCAATGGAGCCGTGAATCTTCAGGTGGAGGATGAAAAGGTCCCGGGCTTGCAGGGTGCCGGATTTATGGGCTACCTCGGAGCTCAGGTGTTGAGCACCGAGGAGGCGGGTTCCGGAAGTATTACCAAGCAGGATATGGATCACCGTCTTTTCCGCTATCAACGTTGGGCGCGAGAGGTTCCGATCTCCGGATTCTATTTCGATAATTCGTTCCCGGGCATGAATTCGAATCCATGGGCGGGGCAGGGCTATTTCCTCGATCTTCCAGATCGTCCTAATAAGGACGGAAAGATCCAAGCCGGTTATAATTTGGTGAACATGCGCGAGTTTTTTAAACGCTTACGCACGGTCTTTGAGGACGAAGGTCGCCGCCCTTACATCTGGCTTCACGCGACCGACAGCCAAATGGTTAGTGCCTATGCGTTCGCCGATGTTCTTTTCCTCGGAGAGAATTTTCCGAGGCTGAACGACAAGAATCCGTGGTTCTCGAGCAAATTCGACCCTGCAACAATGCAAGTCATGGCGAGCCAGCAGGCCACTGGGTTCCCGGTCAACATTCTCGAAATGTGGGGAAAGTTCGACGACAAGAGTCTGGGAAAGCAGGCGAAGCGCGATCTCATCGGATGGGAGTTGGTTCATGATACCGATGGCTCTGGAGTTTTTCCGGCCGATTGGAGAGGGATGGACATCTCAAGGCCTGCTGAGTTTCTCCCTTATTGGGATGAATCGGTGGCTGAATCTCTCTGGGCGGACCAAGAAGAAATCTATGTCAGTGCCTGGCGTCAGGAGAATGATTTGCGGGTGATCGTTTTTAATCGTAGCGACGAGGACGCTACGGATATTCGGGTCGCACTCGATCTCGAGGCGTTGGAAGTGGAAACGCCCGAAGGCGGATGGGTCCTGGCCGATGTGGAAAACTCGGAACTGGAACTCAACGGACAATTCCAAGGAGAGAATTTTTCGATAAGCCTTGATGTGCCTGCTCACGACTATCGCCTGTTTACGCTCAAGTCGATTGCATCGACCGAGGCCGATCGCCAAAGAGCGGAGGAAAGGGCAGCCGCTGAAAAAGCGAGGAGGACGGCGCTTAAGGAAGCGAAAAAAGCCCAAAAGGCAGCGGAGAGAGCCGCAGCGGCGAATGATGCTAGCGACTCCGAGTAA
- a CDS encoding SGNH/GDSL hydrolase family protein: MKTNIWLFSLLAVSMAGGSFAVAEEETTFEVNVVNLGVPSQNSTGGRGDFRREVLSSGADWVLLYYGLNDTLNERQFVDLPKFIFNLNRIVDLAREDGITPVLCTIHDSNEEALLQRHELEVYGDERPNEKIDRYNQAIREFASEKGVRLADFAKVSQESDGKIEWLHRDGVHLTAEGNQLLANTFYEVIQPDLENGQIVMCLGDSVTFGSTVSGKGTAEGETYPAFLKQLAERK, encoded by the coding sequence ATGAAAACGAACATTTGGCTTTTCTCTCTTCTCGCAGTCTCCATGGCTGGCGGTTCGTTCGCGGTAGCCGAGGAAGAAACGACTTTTGAGGTGAATGTTGTCAATCTAGGCGTCCCCTCCCAGAATAGCACCGGTGGACGGGGGGATTTCAGAAGGGAAGTCCTTTCCTCGGGGGCAGATTGGGTGCTCCTCTATTACGGATTGAATGACACCTTGAATGAGAGGCAGTTTGTGGACTTGCCGAAATTTATCTTTAACCTGAATAGGATTGTCGATCTGGCACGAGAGGATGGCATTACTCCTGTGCTATGCACGATTCATGATAGCAATGAGGAAGCTCTCTTGCAGCGCCATGAACTCGAAGTCTACGGAGATGAGCGCCCAAACGAGAAGATTGATCGTTACAATCAGGCGATACGGGAGTTTGCGAGCGAGAAGGGCGTTCGCCTCGCGGATTTTGCCAAGGTCTCTCAAGAGTCGGACGGGAAAATCGAGTGGTTGCATCGAGATGGTGTTCACCTAACGGCCGAAGGAAACCAACTTTTGGCGAATACATTCTATGAGGTGATCCAGCCCGACCTGGAAAATGGCCAAATCGTGATGTGTCTCGGTGATAGCGTGACTTTTGGTTCAACAGTGTCAGGTAAAGGCACCGCTGAGGGCGAAACCTATCCGGCATTTCTGAAGCAATTGGCGGAAAGGAAATAG
- a CDS encoding helix-turn-helix domain-containing protein has product MPVPLFRRKDFLRNNGHLRVSRQLHQPPLPPHRHEFFEIAIVCSGTGIHVAGSFRHRIETGDVLVINSRRSHGYEDTSRLNLVNILVRDDIVHRIGRDLPDVPRFHSLFDATPRRWQKSDVSRRVRLSADNLRQVEDWIDRLEEETSSSAPGSDFIAEAYLALIIAVLVRRTPQRADGPKKSSLGITRALAWIEKNFHQPLRVADLAQQAGMSERTFFREFQRKMNTSPSDYLIQYRIERAAEWLRKSPRTYRISEVSEGCGFGDSNYFSTCFRRLKGCAPREYRGPTPLQS; this is encoded by the coding sequence ATGCCAGTGCCCCTGTTCAGACGTAAGGATTTTTTGCGCAACAATGGCCATCTGCGGGTTTCCCGCCAACTTCACCAGCCACCCTTGCCTCCGCACCGGCACGAATTTTTCGAGATTGCCATCGTTTGTTCCGGGACGGGGATCCATGTCGCCGGCAGCTTTCGCCATCGCATCGAAACCGGCGATGTTCTGGTCATTAACAGCCGCCGGTCCCACGGATATGAAGATACCTCCCGACTCAATCTCGTAAACATTCTGGTGCGAGACGACATCGTTCATCGGATCGGACGCGATTTGCCGGACGTTCCCCGATTTCACTCGCTCTTTGACGCAACACCCCGCCGCTGGCAAAAGTCGGACGTCTCCCGCCGCGTTCGCCTCTCCGCCGATAATCTTCGCCAAGTGGAGGATTGGATTGATCGCCTTGAGGAAGAAACCAGTAGCAGTGCACCCGGCAGCGATTTTATCGCCGAAGCCTACCTCGCGTTGATCATCGCTGTGCTTGTGAGACGAACACCACAGCGGGCTGATGGACCGAAAAAATCATCGCTCGGAATCACCCGCGCTCTCGCCTGGATCGAGAAGAACTTCCACCAGCCGCTCCGAGTTGCTGACCTTGCCCAACAAGCGGGCATGTCTGAACGCACGTTCTTTCGGGAGTTTCAGCGGAAGATGAATACAAGTCCCTCGGACTATCTAATTCAATACCGCATCGAGCGGGCGGCGGAGTGGCTACGCAAATCGCCCCGCACATACCGGATCAGTGAAGTTTCCGAGGGCTGCGGCTTCGGCGACAGCAACTATTTCTCTACCTGTTTCCGGCGATTGAAAGGCTGTGCTCCTCGCGAATATCGTGGGCCGACTCCGCTCCAAAGCTGA
- a CDS encoding sulfatase family protein: MSAPNILILTTDQQRWDALGANGNSSIRTPNLDRLSASGTNFDHCFVQNPVCMPSRVSFLTGCYPSTLGITHMGVPVPPEAVTLPRLLRSSGYYSGCFGKLHFLPHANRDHREVHPDYGFDELQVSDEPGVYEDAYRAWVRRTDPEQLDFLSVGLPPARHDWQRIMNQPDGICHPSHEKRSDFEGAIPFRGKDSVTHSAFVADRTINFLQRQTRQPFLCVSGFYSPHAPWVVPQRFLDLYDPDAFDLLDHPDDLATLTEAEKSHLRAAWHGYYAAISEVDFHIGRILDELEAQNLLDSTIIVFTSDHGEWLGEQGRWGKGYPGTDSVARVPLLVHAPGTGGGRGTTSTGIVEALDVVPTLLELTGVQQAPHLQGGKLCRSPKGISV, from the coding sequence ATGTCTGCTCCCAATATTCTCATTCTCACCACCGATCAGCAGCGTTGGGACGCTTTGGGAGCCAATGGCAACTCTTCGATCCGCACACCGAATTTGGATCGTCTGTCGGCCTCAGGAACCAATTTTGATCATTGTTTTGTTCAGAATCCTGTCTGCATGCCCAGTCGCGTTAGCTTTCTCACCGGGTGCTATCCATCGACCCTCGGCATTACGCACATGGGTGTTCCGGTGCCACCTGAGGCGGTGACTCTTCCTCGCCTCCTGCGGTCATCCGGCTACTACAGCGGCTGCTTTGGGAAATTACATTTTCTACCCCATGCCAATCGCGACCACCGTGAGGTCCATCCCGACTACGGTTTCGATGAATTGCAGGTTTCCGACGAACCGGGCGTCTATGAGGATGCCTATCGAGCTTGGGTTCGCCGCACCGATCCGGAGCAGCTCGACTTTTTGAGCGTCGGGTTGCCTCCGGCTCGTCACGACTGGCAGCGGATTATGAATCAGCCGGACGGAATCTGCCATCCGTCGCACGAAAAACGCAGCGACTTCGAGGGGGCGATCCCTTTTCGTGGAAAGGATTCGGTTACCCATTCTGCGTTTGTCGCGGACCGTACCATCAATTTCCTGCAACGCCAGACACGCCAACCTTTTCTTTGTGTCTCCGGATTTTACTCGCCGCATGCCCCGTGGGTTGTACCACAGCGCTTTCTTGACCTTTACGATCCCGACGCTTTCGACCTTCTCGATCATCCGGATGACCTCGCAACGCTGACAGAGGCAGAGAAAAGTCATCTGCGCGCTGCCTGGCACGGCTATTACGCCGCCATTTCCGAAGTTGATTTCCATATCGGACGCATTCTTGACGAATTGGAGGCGCAGAACCTTTTGGACAGTACGATTATTGTGTTTACGTCCGACCATGGGGAGTGGCTGGGAGAACAAGGACGCTGGGGCAAGGGGTATCCGGGCACCGATTCGGTTGCCCGCGTGCCTCTGTTGGTTCATGCGCCTGGTACGGGAGGGGGCAGGGGGACCACATCGACCGGAATTGTCGAGGCCCTCGATGTTGTCCCCACCTTGCTAGAACTGACTGGTGTCCAGCAAGCACCTCATTTGCAGGGGGGAAAGCTTTGCCGCAGCCCTAAAGGGATTTCCGTTTGA
- a CDS encoding PEP-CTERM sorting domain-containing protein — protein MAGVLALFASPTATAALLVDIGDAVGYVGTNTPAHQDGGLSAAEDTYFAFDVNASSFVTTTAFSSTITLRAARNSNNTGDDVSNGSAPKRAQSSGAGVFATELTGDAATSWDIANNGTERSPLGLEVAGLPDGQYTAYIVAPFGNYNYEQRTFAGVDTANRSTYSTSDFTYQDTLDITTTAMWVEGDNYTAVNFTITSGNSFYILVSDNSDNGISDYNTTLSSLEIVAVPEPATFAFVLGGMGLFLISRRRR, from the coding sequence ATGGCCGGAGTGTTGGCCTTGTTTGCCTCCCCGACCGCCACTGCCGCACTTCTCGTCGATATTGGCGACGCGGTCGGGTATGTCGGAACGAATACTCCCGCCCACCAAGATGGGGGCTTGAGTGCTGCGGAAGACACGTATTTCGCATTTGATGTCAATGCCTCGAGTTTCGTTACGACGACGGCCTTTAGCTCCACCATCACTTTGCGTGCCGCGAGAAATAGTAACAACACGGGGGATGATGTCTCCAACGGGAGTGCTCCAAAACGTGCGCAATCGTCCGGTGCGGGCGTGTTTGCAACGGAGCTCACCGGAGATGCTGCGACAAGCTGGGACATTGCTAATAATGGCACGGAACGTTCTCCGCTCGGCCTGGAAGTCGCGGGGCTTCCCGACGGTCAATATACCGCTTACATCGTAGCCCCCTTCGGGAACTACAATTATGAACAGCGCACCTTTGCGGGTGTTGATACGGCCAATCGAAGCACCTATTCTACCTCGGATTTCACGTATCAGGATACTCTGGACATCACCACCACGGCGATGTGGGTGGAGGGAGACAACTACACCGCGGTCAATTTCACCATTACGAGTGGAAATTCCTTCTACATTCTCGTGAGCGACAACTCCGACAACGGGATATCGGATTACAATACCACGCTTTCCTCCTTGGAAATCGTTGCGGTTCCAGAACCTGCCACGTTTGCGTTCGTACTCGGGGGAATGGGTCTTTTCCTGATCTCCCGTCGCCGACGTTGA
- a CDS encoding PEP-CTERM sorting domain-containing protein (PEP-CTERM proteins occur, often in large numbers, in the proteomes of bacteria that also encode an exosortase, a predicted intramembrane cysteine proteinase. The presence of a PEP-CTERM domain at a protein's C-terminus predicts cleavage within the sorting domain, followed by covalent anchoring to some some component of the (usually Gram-negative) cell surface. Many PEP-CTERM proteins exhibit an unusual sequence composition that includes large numbers of potential glycosylation sites. Expression of one such protein has been shown restore the ability of a bacterium to form floc, a type of biofilm.) yields the protein MKTIFRKSLPILPVLVFGFSSAHAQVFWNPAVDEYATQGGNGTWYADSGISGAVENWWNGSDNVYFTSGESAVFEGQGNVTATQLPVANGVTFRNLTGNYSINNSVRTDNGVTVEASAGEHDITFGGSLWVTGGEDTSIVHNGGGLLSISGFRRSSGNNTSVTISGSGHTAITGTASNDRTGGTLTKNGSGRLTVSANLNNSATPFSSIVMNAGELSFADDAEGTSLAWSGGSLVFSLSEMDDTSNTITLSGAFTKELGSSYIFDFQDTGKENTTYTLVTFASTDFAASDFTYTGSSAGGSFSVNGNSVQFTTIPEPSSGLLLILTLGMFTFSRRFSFPRSSKAPRRG from the coding sequence ATGAAAACTATCTTCCGAAAGTCTCTCCCCATCCTCCCAGTTCTGGTCTTTGGTTTCAGCAGTGCCCATGCCCAAGTCTTCTGGAATCCCGCAGTGGATGAATATGCCACGCAGGGTGGTAACGGAACTTGGTATGCGGATTCAGGCATTTCGGGTGCTGTGGAAAACTGGTGGAATGGCTCGGACAATGTTTATTTCACCTCTGGCGAGAGTGCGGTTTTTGAGGGTCAGGGGAATGTCACCGCGACTCAGCTGCCAGTAGCCAATGGAGTCACTTTCCGGAATTTGACGGGGAATTACTCGATTAATAATTCGGTTCGGACTGACAATGGCGTTACGGTTGAGGCTTCCGCTGGAGAACACGATATCACTTTCGGTGGTTCTCTCTGGGTGACGGGGGGTGAAGACACTTCTATTGTCCACAATGGGGGCGGTTTGCTTTCGATTAGTGGGTTCAGACGGTCGTCGGGTAATAACACAAGCGTGACAATTTCTGGGAGCGGCCATACAGCGATCACGGGAACAGCGTCGAATGACCGTACGGGGGGCACACTGACCAAGAATGGCAGCGGGAGACTTACCGTTTCCGCCAATCTCAACAATTCAGCGACTCCTTTCTCGAGTATCGTGATGAATGCGGGAGAATTATCGTTCGCTGACGATGCCGAGGGGACCTCTCTCGCCTGGAGCGGCGGAAGCCTGGTGTTTTCGTTGAGCGAGATGGATGACACATCGAACACCATCACTTTGAGTGGTGCATTTACCAAAGAATTGGGTTCCTCCTACATCTTCGACTTTCAGGATACGGGTAAAGAGAATACGACCTATACTCTGGTAACTTTCGCAAGCACTGACTTCGCTGCAAGCGACTTTACCTACACCGGATCGTCCGCTGGAGGTTCGTTTAGTGTGAATGGAAATTCAGTGCAGTTCACCACAATTCCCGAGCCCAGCTCAGGGCTTCTTCTGATTCTTACTCTCGGGATGTTTACGTTTTCCCGTCGCTTTTCGTTCCCCAGATCTTCAAAAGCGCCTCGGAGAGGTTAG
- a CDS encoding sulfatase family protein: MNNPKNILLITTDQQSATMLSCAGNPDLNTPNIDSLAADGIRFEKAYAAQPLCGPQRCSWYTGLMPHQHGITFNVDDIEIETDQMMGQIFRDAGYSTGFSGKWHVNVPTQDKARHGFDWMNNIRCNGADEGIAPDFKRFLNENDNRPFLFSASFNNPHNICEGSRGWPFPDGNPGMIENLDQLPPLPGNFGVPQNEPSVIREVQGLYQNGIYPIAKWDETRWRLHRWYYCRLTEIVDRRIGDLLQILRESELLNDTLIVFTSDHGEGNAHHQWIQKQVLYDEAARVPFLLSQPGSELEHNDTRQLVNSGIDLIPTLCGLAQIECPIHLDGQDWSRILDDPELPDQRDYLVVETEFCTFNKPLGYMGRAVRTSRYKYMVYSVGENREFFADMENDPGETENLVGNPNHLEELERHRTLLRNYIVEKDDIFPMDLIGP, from the coding sequence ATGAATAATCCGAAGAACATTCTTCTCATAACAACTGATCAGCAAAGTGCTACCATGCTCAGTTGCGCTGGTAACCCCGATTTAAATACGCCCAATATCGATTCGCTCGCCGCAGACGGTATTCGGTTCGAGAAAGCATATGCTGCTCAACCGCTTTGCGGTCCCCAGCGATGCTCATGGTATACCGGACTGATGCCGCACCAGCATGGCATTACTTTCAATGTAGACGATATCGAGATCGAGACCGATCAAATGATGGGGCAGATTTTCCGAGATGCCGGGTACTCTACGGGTTTTTCCGGCAAATGGCATGTCAATGTTCCTACTCAGGACAAAGCTCGTCATGGATTTGATTGGATGAACAATATTCGATGTAATGGGGCCGACGAGGGAATTGCTCCAGACTTCAAGAGGTTTCTCAACGAGAACGATAATCGACCGTTTCTCTTTTCCGCATCGTTCAACAATCCCCACAACATCTGTGAAGGTTCCCGTGGCTGGCCGTTCCCCGACGGGAATCCCGGGATGATCGAGAATCTTGACCAGCTCCCCCCATTGCCAGGTAACTTCGGCGTTCCGCAGAATGAGCCGTCCGTGATTCGGGAAGTGCAGGGACTCTATCAAAACGGGATCTATCCCATAGCCAAGTGGGATGAGACGCGATGGCGCCTACATCGCTGGTATTACTGCCGATTAACCGAGATAGTCGACCGCCGTATTGGCGATCTTCTACAGATTCTTCGGGAGAGTGAACTGCTGAATGACACTCTCATCGTTTTTACCAGTGATCATGGTGAGGGCAACGCCCATCACCAATGGATTCAAAAACAGGTTCTGTATGATGAAGCTGCAAGGGTCCCGTTTCTATTGTCTCAACCCGGAAGCGAACTAGAACACAACGATACGAGGCAACTGGTGAACTCCGGCATTGATCTTATTCCCACCTTGTGCGGACTCGCTCAGATTGAGTGCCCTATACACCTCGACGGACAAGATTGGTCCAGAATATTAGATGATCCGGAACTGCCCGACCAACGCGACTACCTTGTCGTCGAAACTGAATTCTGCACCTTCAACAAACCTCTCGGCTACATGGGGCGCGCAGTTCGCACCTCCCGCTACAAGTATATGGTGTATAGCGTCGGCGAGAACCGCGAGTTCTTTGCCGATATGGAAAACGATCCGGGAGAGACCGAAAATCTTGTTGGTAATCCGAACCACTTAGAAGAATTGGAGAGACACCGGACATTGCTGCGAAATTACATCGTTGAGAAAGATGATATCTTCCCAATGGATCTGATCGGCCCCTAG